The Henckelia pumila isolate YLH828 chromosome 2, ASM3356847v2, whole genome shotgun sequence genome includes a window with the following:
- the LOC140878748 gene encoding B3 domain-containing transcription repressor VAL1-like isoform X2, which produces MGSKNCMNEACRKTTSSEWKKGWSLKSGGFATLCYTCGSSYENSVFCETFHFKESGWRECKICGKTVHCGCTASKYLYEYMDFGGISCLSCAKHLEIQPVQPVQTPGALPIGPFMTNGVKDVYPIVTEHKRNDDKFSTERLLQLTKAVGANDVISKLEQLRREESMLKTVDTQTCVSNLRQQCSSSAFLKPDISRPKQEVKDAYESLSQQSLNFSLASPLGSSSSVLPLRGEVIEGVEQSKSSFQHGKTTKQALSKPVKHSPAASSETNKGNIAQKRFARPPADGRGRTQLLPRYWPKITDQELQQLSGDLKSSIVPLFEKILSASDAGRIGRLVLPKACAEAYFPPINQSEGIPIRIQDIKGKQWTFQFRFWPNNNSRMYVLEGVTPCIQNMQVQAGDIVTFSRIDPGGQLVIGCRKATNNGELLDSHATILPNGNSPGETTYSGITDTLLPTGGRTSDDSMQQSNPVSEKKLRNIKNKRLLMHNDDAVELRITWEEAQELLRPSPAAKPTIVLVEDLEFEEFDEPPIFGKRTIFTSRLSGEQEQLAQCDICSKWRRLPVHALLSAKWTCSDNIWDSNRCSCSAADDISPQDLEALFTSNNEFKKRRISDNVSKEGEPSGLDALATIAVLGDNMGDMGESSAGATTRHPRHRPGCSCIVCIQPPSGKGKHEPTCKCNVCSTVKRRFKTLMMRKKKRQSEREAELAQEKDKPALAKICFEKEEEKVAGNALLNMNHHQENEDGNRMHLEEAKKGRLDLNCDPYREEDVIAEEDGTSLTTLMNVATLPFDMFLGKPNGWPSLEASVSKKEDNLDNVAGEGAVLPGVSGQECNPEDE; this is translated from the exons ATGGGGTCAAAGAATTGCATGAATGAGGCGTGCCGTAAAACGACGTCGTCTGAGTGGAAGAAAGGTTGGAGCTTGAAATCAGGAGGATTCGCCACGCTTTGTTACACCTGCGG ATCATCGTATGAGAATTCAGTCTTTTGTGAGACATTCCACTTTAAGGAGTCTGGTTGGCGGGAATGCAAAATATGTGGGAAG ACCGTCCATTGCGGATGCACTGCTTCAAAATATCTGTATGAATACATGGATTTTGGAGGTATCAGTTGCCTAAGCTGTGCGAAGCATTTGGAAATTCAACCTGTGCAACCAGTTCAG ACTCCTGGTGCTCTTCCCATTGGCCCGTTTATGACAAATGGTGTAAAAGATGTGTATCCTATAGTTACCGAGCATAAAAGAAATGACGACAAATTTAGTACCGAGAGGCTTCTTCAGTTGACGAAGGCTGTGGGAGCAAATGACGTGATTTCGAAGTTGGAGCAACTTAGACGAGAAGAATCAATGTTGAAAACCGTGGACACCCAAACATGCGTATCAAATCTAAGACAGCAGTGTTCATCATCTGCTTTTCTCAAACCAGATATCAGTCGACCAAAACAAGAAGTTAAAGATGCATACGAGTCTCTGTCCCAGCAGTCTCTAAACTTCTCTTTGGCAAGTCCTTTAGGTAGTTCAAGTTCGGTTCTGCCTTTACGTGGAGAGGTTATTGAAGGGGTCGAACAGAGCAAAAGTTCCTTCCAACATGGAAAAACTACAAAGCAAGCATTGTCAAAGCCAGTCAAGCATAGTCCAGCTGCCAGTTCAGAGACAAATAAAGGCAATATTGCACAAAAGCGTTTTGCTAGGCCTCCAGCTGATGGACGGGGTCGGACTCAGCTGCTTCCTCGCTACTGGCCTAAGATCACCGATCAAGAATTGCAGCAATTGTCCGGAGA CTTGAAATCCTCGATTGTACCATTGTTTGAGAAGATCCTGAGTGCAAGTGATGCTGGCCGAATTGGTCGCTTGGTCCTTCCTAAAGCCTGTGCTGAA GCATATTTTCCTCCTATTAATCAATCAGAAGGTATACCTATTAGGATTCAGGACATTAAAGGAAAGCAATGGACATTTCAATTTAGATTTTGGCCGAATAATAACAGCCGAATGTATGTATTGGAGGGTGTTACCCCTTGCATCCAAAACATGCAAGTACAAGCCGGTGACATAG TGACATTTAGTCGGATAGATCCTGGGGGTCAGCTTGTGATTGGCTGTCGGAAGGCTACAAATAACGGTGAATTGCTG GATTCCCATGCGACCATCCTTCCAAATGGTAACTCTCCTGGAGAAACAACATATTCTGGCATTACTGACACTTTGCTTCCC ACTGGAGGCAGAACATCTGATGATTCAATGCAACAGAGTAATCCTGTGTCTGAGAAGAAATTgagaaacattaaaaataaacgGCTTCTTATGCACAATGATGATGCTGTGGAGCTGAGAATTACATGGGAAGAAGCACAAGAGTTGCTTCGCCCCTCACCAGCTGCGAAACCAACCATTGTCTTGGTTGAAGACCTtgaatttgaagaatttgat GAACCACCAATTTTTGGAAAGAGGACAATTTTCACTTCTCGACTGTCGGG AGAGCAGGAACAACTTGCACAATGCGACATTTGCTCAAAATGGCGAAGGTTACCCGTTCATGCTCTTCTTTCTGCCAAGTGGACGTGTTCAGATAATATATGGGACTCGAACAG GTGTTCATGTTCAGCGGCAGACGATATAAGTCCGCAGGATTTGGAAGCTCTCTTTACCTCTAACAATG AGTTTaagaagagaagaatttcaGATAATGTGTCAAAAGAAGGGGAACCATCTGGCTTAGACGCGTTGGCTACCATTGCAGTTCTAGGTGACAACATGGGTGACATGGGAGAGTCTTCTGCTGGGGCCACCACGAGACATCCTCGACACCGACCAGGATGCTCATGCATTGTTTGCATCCAGCCTCCGAGTGGAAAAGGAAAACATGAACCCACGTGTAAATGCAATGTCTGTTCAACCGTAAAACGTCGATTCAAGACTCTAATGATGCGGAAGAAGAAGAGACAATCAGAACGTGAAGCTGAGCTCGCCCAGGAGAAAGATAAGCCCGCTCTTGCCAAAATCTGTTTTGAGAAGGAAGAAGAAAAAGTAGCTGGAAATGCACTTCTAAACATGAACCACCATCAGGAAAATGAAGATGGAAATCGGATGCATTTGGAAGAGGCAAAAAAAGGAAGATTGGATTTGAACTGTGATCCGTACCGTGAAGAGGATGTTATTGCCGAAGAGGATGGGACGAGCTTGACAACGTTGATGAACGTTGCTACGCTCCCTTTCGATATGTTTTTGGGGAAGCCGAATGGCTGGCCGAGCCTTGAAGCATCTGTGTCTAAGAAGGAAGATAACTTAGATAATGTTGCCGGTGAAGGAGCCGTTCTTCCTGGGGTTTCGGGACAAGAATGTAATCCGGAAGATGAGTAA
- the LOC140878748 gene encoding B3 domain-containing transcription repressor VAL1-like isoform X1, translating to MGSKNCMNEACRKTTSSEWKKGWSLKSGGFATLCYTCGSSYENSVFCETFHFKESGWRECKICGKTVHCGCTASKYLYEYMDFGGISCLSCAKHLEIQPVQPFMQTPGALPIGPFMTNGVKDVYPIVTEHKRNDDKFSTERLLQLTKAVGANDVISKLEQLRREESMLKTVDTQTCVSNLRQQCSSSAFLKPDISRPKQEVKDAYESLSQQSLNFSLASPLGSSSSVLPLRGEVIEGVEQSKSSFQHGKTTKQALSKPVKHSPAASSETNKGNIAQKRFARPPADGRGRTQLLPRYWPKITDQELQQLSGDLKSSIVPLFEKILSASDAGRIGRLVLPKACAEAYFPPINQSEGIPIRIQDIKGKQWTFQFRFWPNNNSRMYVLEGVTPCIQNMQVQAGDIVTFSRIDPGGQLVIGCRKATNNGELLDSHATILPNGNSPGETTYSGITDTLLPTGGRTSDDSMQQSNPVSEKKLRNIKNKRLLMHNDDAVELRITWEEAQELLRPSPAAKPTIVLVEDLEFEEFDEPPIFGKRTIFTSRLSGEQEQLAQCDICSKWRRLPVHALLSAKWTCSDNIWDSNRCSCSAADDISPQDLEALFTSNNEFKKRRISDNVSKEGEPSGLDALATIAVLGDNMGDMGESSAGATTRHPRHRPGCSCIVCIQPPSGKGKHEPTCKCNVCSTVKRRFKTLMMRKKKRQSEREAELAQEKDKPALAKICFEKEEEKVAGNALLNMNHHQENEDGNRMHLEEAKKGRLDLNCDPYREEDVIAEEDGTSLTTLMNVATLPFDMFLGKPNGWPSLEASVSKKEDNLDNVAGEGAVLPGVSGQECNPEDE from the exons ATGGGGTCAAAGAATTGCATGAATGAGGCGTGCCGTAAAACGACGTCGTCTGAGTGGAAGAAAGGTTGGAGCTTGAAATCAGGAGGATTCGCCACGCTTTGTTACACCTGCGG ATCATCGTATGAGAATTCAGTCTTTTGTGAGACATTCCACTTTAAGGAGTCTGGTTGGCGGGAATGCAAAATATGTGGGAAG ACCGTCCATTGCGGATGCACTGCTTCAAAATATCTGTATGAATACATGGATTTTGGAGGTATCAGTTGCCTAAGCTGTGCGAAGCATTTGGAAATTCAACCTGTGCAACCA TTCATGCAGACTCCTGGTGCTCTTCCCATTGGCCCGTTTATGACAAATGGTGTAAAAGATGTGTATCCTATAGTTACCGAGCATAAAAGAAATGACGACAAATTTAGTACCGAGAGGCTTCTTCAGTTGACGAAGGCTGTGGGAGCAAATGACGTGATTTCGAAGTTGGAGCAACTTAGACGAGAAGAATCAATGTTGAAAACCGTGGACACCCAAACATGCGTATCAAATCTAAGACAGCAGTGTTCATCATCTGCTTTTCTCAAACCAGATATCAGTCGACCAAAACAAGAAGTTAAAGATGCATACGAGTCTCTGTCCCAGCAGTCTCTAAACTTCTCTTTGGCAAGTCCTTTAGGTAGTTCAAGTTCGGTTCTGCCTTTACGTGGAGAGGTTATTGAAGGGGTCGAACAGAGCAAAAGTTCCTTCCAACATGGAAAAACTACAAAGCAAGCATTGTCAAAGCCAGTCAAGCATAGTCCAGCTGCCAGTTCAGAGACAAATAAAGGCAATATTGCACAAAAGCGTTTTGCTAGGCCTCCAGCTGATGGACGGGGTCGGACTCAGCTGCTTCCTCGCTACTGGCCTAAGATCACCGATCAAGAATTGCAGCAATTGTCCGGAGA CTTGAAATCCTCGATTGTACCATTGTTTGAGAAGATCCTGAGTGCAAGTGATGCTGGCCGAATTGGTCGCTTGGTCCTTCCTAAAGCCTGTGCTGAA GCATATTTTCCTCCTATTAATCAATCAGAAGGTATACCTATTAGGATTCAGGACATTAAAGGAAAGCAATGGACATTTCAATTTAGATTTTGGCCGAATAATAACAGCCGAATGTATGTATTGGAGGGTGTTACCCCTTGCATCCAAAACATGCAAGTACAAGCCGGTGACATAG TGACATTTAGTCGGATAGATCCTGGGGGTCAGCTTGTGATTGGCTGTCGGAAGGCTACAAATAACGGTGAATTGCTG GATTCCCATGCGACCATCCTTCCAAATGGTAACTCTCCTGGAGAAACAACATATTCTGGCATTACTGACACTTTGCTTCCC ACTGGAGGCAGAACATCTGATGATTCAATGCAACAGAGTAATCCTGTGTCTGAGAAGAAATTgagaaacattaaaaataaacgGCTTCTTATGCACAATGATGATGCTGTGGAGCTGAGAATTACATGGGAAGAAGCACAAGAGTTGCTTCGCCCCTCACCAGCTGCGAAACCAACCATTGTCTTGGTTGAAGACCTtgaatttgaagaatttgat GAACCACCAATTTTTGGAAAGAGGACAATTTTCACTTCTCGACTGTCGGG AGAGCAGGAACAACTTGCACAATGCGACATTTGCTCAAAATGGCGAAGGTTACCCGTTCATGCTCTTCTTTCTGCCAAGTGGACGTGTTCAGATAATATATGGGACTCGAACAG GTGTTCATGTTCAGCGGCAGACGATATAAGTCCGCAGGATTTGGAAGCTCTCTTTACCTCTAACAATG AGTTTaagaagagaagaatttcaGATAATGTGTCAAAAGAAGGGGAACCATCTGGCTTAGACGCGTTGGCTACCATTGCAGTTCTAGGTGACAACATGGGTGACATGGGAGAGTCTTCTGCTGGGGCCACCACGAGACATCCTCGACACCGACCAGGATGCTCATGCATTGTTTGCATCCAGCCTCCGAGTGGAAAAGGAAAACATGAACCCACGTGTAAATGCAATGTCTGTTCAACCGTAAAACGTCGATTCAAGACTCTAATGATGCGGAAGAAGAAGAGACAATCAGAACGTGAAGCTGAGCTCGCCCAGGAGAAAGATAAGCCCGCTCTTGCCAAAATCTGTTTTGAGAAGGAAGAAGAAAAAGTAGCTGGAAATGCACTTCTAAACATGAACCACCATCAGGAAAATGAAGATGGAAATCGGATGCATTTGGAAGAGGCAAAAAAAGGAAGATTGGATTTGAACTGTGATCCGTACCGTGAAGAGGATGTTATTGCCGAAGAGGATGGGACGAGCTTGACAACGTTGATGAACGTTGCTACGCTCCCTTTCGATATGTTTTTGGGGAAGCCGAATGGCTGGCCGAGCCTTGAAGCATCTGTGTCTAAGAAGGAAGATAACTTAGATAATGTTGCCGGTGAAGGAGCCGTTCTTCCTGGGGTTTCGGGACAAGAATGTAATCCGGAAGATGAGTAA